A window from Hymenobacter volaticus encodes these proteins:
- a CDS encoding L-ribulose-5-phosphate 4-epimerase, translated as MSSQYKDLKQYCYEANMQLPKLGLVLFTFGNASVVDRDKGVFAIKPSGVPYEKLKPEDIVIVDYDNNIVEGEKRPSSDTKTHALLFKQWESIGGIVHTHSTYATAWAQTQTDIPILGTTHADHLTTDVPCAPPMADELIQGDYEHQTGWQIIQEFERRGISPTEVEMILVGNHAPFTWGSTVEKAVYNSAVLEEIARLAYLSCTLRPEVPRLKDALIRKHYERKHGANSYYGQ; from the coding sequence ATGAGCAGCCAGTATAAAGACCTGAAGCAATATTGCTACGAAGCCAACATGCAGCTGCCCAAGCTCGGGCTGGTGCTGTTCACTTTCGGCAATGCCAGCGTGGTGGACCGCGACAAGGGCGTTTTCGCTATCAAGCCGAGCGGCGTACCCTACGAGAAGCTGAAGCCCGAGGACATCGTCATCGTGGATTACGACAACAACATTGTGGAAGGGGAGAAGCGCCCGTCGTCGGATACCAAGACGCACGCGCTGCTCTTCAAGCAATGGGAAAGTATTGGCGGCATCGTGCACACGCATTCCACCTACGCTACCGCTTGGGCCCAAACCCAAACCGATATTCCGATCCTCGGCACCACCCACGCCGACCACCTCACCACCGACGTGCCGTGCGCGCCGCCTATGGCCGACGAACTGATTCAGGGCGACTACGAGCACCAAACCGGCTGGCAAATCATTCAGGAATTCGAGCGGCGCGGTATTTCGCCCACCGAAGTGGAAATGATTCTGGTTGGCAACCACGCGCCCTTCACATGGGGTAGCACCGTGGAAAAAGCCGTTTACAACAGCGCCGTGCTCGAAGAAATTGCCCGTTTGGCGTATCTGAGCTGCACGTTGCGCCCCGAAGTACCCCGCTTGAAAGACGCCCTCATTCGCAAGCACTACGAGCGCAAGCACGGCGCCAACTCTTATTACGGTCAGTAG
- the araA gene encoding L-arabinose isomerase — protein sequence MIDISQYEAWFITGSQHLYGPETLEQVAAHSQEIAAELGTKLPIKIVYKPVLTGPEEIYKLVQEANTTENCVGLIAWMHTFSPAKMWINGLKILQKPLAHLHTQFNRDIPWADINMDFMNTNQSAHGDREFGFIGARMGIKRKVIVGHWQDSAVHQSLNVWSRVASAWADWQGARFVRFGDNMRYVAVTEGDKVEAEIKFGYSVNTYGIGDLVAVINEVSDAQIDELLTTYEQEYELADTLKDGGSQRESLRDAARIEAGMRKFLQDTKAKGFTDTFEDLHGMAQLPGIATQRLMAEGYGFGGEGDWKTSALVRAMKVMGAGLPGGNSFMEDYTYHFAPNNNQVLGSHMLEICPTIAEGKVRAEIHPLGIGGKADPVRLVFNCPAGEGLNATIVDMGNRFRMIVNEVVAVAPEQDLPNLPVARVLWKVKPDLATGAAAWILAGGAHHTGFSQNLTAEYLEDFAEMAGIEYVLIDDDTKLRTFKNELRYNEVAFGGR from the coding sequence ATGATCGACATTTCGCAATACGAAGCCTGGTTTATCACGGGCAGCCAGCACCTCTACGGTCCCGAAACCCTGGAACAGGTTGCTGCCCACTCGCAGGAAATTGCTGCTGAACTAGGTACCAAACTGCCCATCAAGATTGTATACAAGCCCGTGCTGACCGGCCCGGAGGAAATTTACAAGCTGGTGCAGGAAGCCAACACCACCGAAAACTGCGTGGGTCTGATTGCCTGGATGCACACCTTCTCGCCCGCCAAAATGTGGATCAACGGCCTGAAGATTCTGCAAAAGCCGCTGGCGCACTTGCACACCCAATTCAACCGCGACATTCCGTGGGCGGATATCAACATGGACTTCATGAACACCAACCAATCGGCGCACGGCGACCGGGAGTTTGGTTTCATTGGGGCCCGCATGGGTATCAAGCGCAAAGTGATTGTGGGCCACTGGCAGGACAGCGCCGTGCACCAGAGCCTGAATGTGTGGTCGCGCGTGGCCTCGGCTTGGGCCGACTGGCAGGGCGCCCGCTTCGTGCGCTTCGGCGACAACATGCGCTACGTAGCCGTAACCGAAGGCGACAAAGTGGAAGCGGAAATCAAGTTTGGCTACTCCGTGAACACCTACGGTATCGGCGACTTGGTAGCCGTTATCAATGAAGTGAGCGACGCCCAAATCGATGAACTGCTAACCACCTACGAGCAGGAGTACGAACTGGCTGACACGCTGAAGGACGGCGGCAGCCAGCGCGAGTCACTGCGCGACGCGGCCCGTATCGAGGCGGGTATGCGCAAGTTCTTGCAAGACACCAAAGCCAAAGGCTTCACCGATACGTTCGAGGATTTGCACGGCATGGCGCAGCTGCCCGGCATCGCCACGCAGCGCCTAATGGCCGAGGGCTACGGCTTCGGCGGCGAAGGCGACTGGAAAACGTCGGCGCTGGTGCGGGCCATGAAGGTGATGGGAGCGGGGCTGCCCGGCGGCAACTCGTTTATGGAAGACTACACCTACCATTTCGCGCCGAACAACAACCAAGTGCTGGGTTCGCACATGCTGGAAATCTGCCCCACCATTGCCGAGGGCAAGGTGCGCGCCGAAATCCATCCGTTGGGCATTGGCGGCAAAGCCGATCCGGTGCGCTTGGTGTTCAACTGCCCGGCTGGCGAAGGTCTCAACGCCACCATCGTGGACATGGGCAACCGGTTCCGCATGATTGTAAATGAAGTGGTGGCCGTGGCCCCCGAGCAAGATTTGCCGAACCTGCCGGTAGCCCGCGTGCTCTGGAAAGTGAAGCCCGACCTAGCGACGGGCGCCGCCGCCTGGATTTTGGCTGGCGGTGCTCACCACACCGGCTTCAGCCAGAACCTGACGGCCGAGTACTTGGAGGACTTCGCAGAAATGGCGGGCATCGAATACGTTCTTATCGACGACGACACCAAGTTGCGCACTTTCAAGAACGAGCTGCGCTACAACGAGGTAGCCTTCGGTGGCCGCTAG